From a single Streptomyces sp. 1331.2 genomic region:
- a CDS encoding VOC family protein, translated as MPEVTTPYATGTPCWVDLMAKDQQAALDFYRDLFGWQGQPGPAEFGGYAVCELDGKAAAGIGPAAAPEGMPEPPTVWTSYLATTDAQATQDDIVSAGGTLIVPTMDVGNLGRMLIAADPQGAVFGVWQPGEFSGARVVNEAGALTWNELHTSDISAATAFYGAAFGIEIEPMEGADSYWALQVGGRPVGGATLLANDPPGTPAHWLTYFAVDDVDSTVDALIKRNGTVLAPPFDMTAGRMTVVADPQGAPFAMIKPTPM; from the coding sequence ATGCCTGAAGTCACCACACCGTACGCCACCGGCACCCCGTGTTGGGTCGACCTGATGGCGAAGGACCAGCAGGCGGCGCTCGACTTCTACCGCGACCTGTTCGGCTGGCAGGGCCAGCCCGGCCCGGCCGAGTTCGGCGGGTACGCGGTCTGCGAGCTGGACGGCAAGGCCGCAGCCGGCATCGGCCCGGCGGCGGCGCCCGAGGGCATGCCGGAGCCGCCGACCGTCTGGACGAGCTACCTGGCCACCACCGACGCCCAGGCCACCCAGGACGACATCGTCAGCGCCGGCGGCACCCTGATCGTCCCGACCATGGACGTCGGCAACCTGGGCCGGATGCTGATCGCCGCCGACCCGCAGGGCGCGGTGTTCGGCGTCTGGCAGCCCGGCGAGTTCTCCGGCGCGCGGGTGGTCAACGAGGCCGGCGCGCTGACCTGGAACGAGCTGCACACCAGCGACATCTCGGCCGCGACCGCCTTCTACGGCGCGGCGTTCGGCATCGAGATCGAGCCGATGGAGGGCGCGGACTCCTACTGGGCCCTGCAGGTCGGCGGGCGCCCGGTCGGCGGCGCCACCCTCCTGGCCAACGACCCGCCCGGCACCCCGGCCCACTGGCTGACCTACTTCGCGGTCGACGACGTCGACTCCACCGTGGACGCCCTGATCAAGCGCAACGGTACGGTCCTCGCCCCGCCCTTCGACATGACGGCCGGCCGCATGACGGTCGTCGCCGACCCGCAGGGCGCCCCCTTCGCCATGATCAAGCCGACCCCCATGTAG
- a CDS encoding ABC transporter permease gives MSTVVSEDHGKDPRAKDACAKDPRTDDQATDHAEGYRASRTLPLRVEAMRQLRRRRTLVIGGVLAAMPFVILAAFQIGGTPGRPDRTTFIDLATASGANFAVTMLFVGTGFMLVIPVALFCGDTVASEASWSSLRYLLAAPVPRARLLVRKFAVGLAFSAVAVVMLPAIGLAVGTAAYGWGDLKLPAGVSLPAGDALPRIAIAVAFVFLSEIVIAALAFWLSTATDAPLGAVGGAVFASIITGVLDAVTALGDLREWLPAHWQYAWADALQPQLEWGGMVQGVSLSLSYAVVLLALAFRGFARKDVVS, from the coding sequence ATGAGCACCGTGGTGTCGGAGGACCACGGGAAGGACCCGCGCGCGAAGGACGCCTGCGCGAAGGACCCCCGCACGGACGACCAGGCGACGGACCACGCGGAGGGCTACCGGGCGAGCCGGACGCTGCCGCTGCGGGTGGAGGCGATGCGGCAGCTGCGCCGGCGCCGCACCCTGGTGATCGGCGGGGTGCTGGCCGCCATGCCGTTCGTCATCCTGGCCGCGTTCCAGATCGGCGGCACCCCCGGCCGTCCGGACCGGACCACCTTCATCGACCTGGCCACCGCCTCGGGCGCCAACTTCGCGGTCACCATGCTGTTCGTGGGCACCGGCTTCATGCTGGTGATCCCGGTCGCGCTGTTCTGCGGCGACACGGTGGCCTCCGAGGCCAGCTGGTCCTCGCTGCGGTACCTGCTGGCCGCGCCGGTGCCGCGGGCCCGGCTGCTGGTGCGCAAGTTCGCGGTCGGCCTGGCGTTCTCGGCGGTCGCCGTGGTGATGCTGCCCGCGATCGGGCTGGCCGTGGGGACGGCGGCGTACGGCTGGGGCGACCTCAAGCTGCCCGCCGGGGTCAGCCTGCCGGCCGGGGACGCGCTGCCCCGGATCGCGATCGCGGTCGCCTTCGTCTTCCTGAGCGAGATCGTCATCGCGGCGCTGGCCTTCTGGCTGTCCACGGCGACCGACGCACCGCTCGGCGCGGTGGGCGGGGCGGTGTTCGCGTCGATCATCACCGGGGTGCTGGACGCCGTCACGGCGCTGGGCGACCTGCGGGAGTGGCTGCCCGCGCACTGGCAGTACGCGTGGGCGGACGCCCTGCAGCCGCAGCTGGAATGGGGCGGCATGGTGCAGGGCGTCTCGCTGTCACTCTCGTACGCGGTGGTGCTGCTGGCGCTGGCGTTCCGGGGGTTCGCGCGCAAGGACGTGGTGTCGTAG
- a CDS encoding dienelactone hydrolase family protein has product MAQIVLFHSAYGLRPAVQAAADRLRAAGHTVHTPDLFDGRTFDSVEEAQEFQEEIGGRDELLRRAVTASAPLSEGGLVYAGFSLGGAVAQNLALADDKARALLLLHGTSDLREDAATEIPVQLHIAEPDPFEPEDWLNAWYLRMRRAGAEVEVHRYRGAGHLFTDPELPDYDAEAAERAWAAALDFLGELED; this is encoded by the coding sequence GTGGCCCAGATCGTCCTCTTCCACTCCGCCTACGGGCTGCGCCCCGCCGTGCAGGCCGCCGCAGACCGGCTGCGCGCCGCCGGGCACACCGTGCACACCCCGGACCTCTTCGACGGGCGGACCTTCGACTCCGTGGAGGAGGCGCAGGAGTTCCAGGAGGAGATCGGCGGCCGCGACGAGCTGCTGCGGCGGGCCGTGACCGCCTCGGCCCCGCTCTCCGAGGGCGGGCTGGTGTACGCGGGCTTCTCGCTCGGCGGCGCCGTCGCGCAGAACCTGGCCCTGGCCGACGACAAGGCCCGCGCGCTGCTGCTCCTGCACGGCACCTCGGACCTGCGCGAGGACGCGGCCACCGAGATCCCGGTGCAGCTGCACATCGCGGAGCCGGACCCGTTCGAGCCGGAGGACTGGCTGAACGCCTGGTACCTGCGGATGCGGCGGGCCGGCGCGGAGGTGGAGGTGCACCGGTACCGGGGCGCCGGACACCTGTTCACCGACCCGGAACTCCCGGACTACGACGCGGAGGCGGCGGAGCGGGCCTGGGCGGCGGCGCTGGACTTCCTGGGGGAGTTGGAGGACTGA
- a CDS encoding HAD family hydrolase → MQPQAAGTRYEVEAVVFDMDGVLIDSRPVIEEAWRSVARRHSRVLADPEIEEYVHGRTGDETVRLIFPHHSDADRKAIWAEVDTVEEEAPYRAVPGADGLATRLRQAGVPVGLATSSWTRKIDNALGGLGLLDVFRVRVTRDDVERGKPHPDPYLSACRGLGVRPQRTLVFEDSVSGVRSAVAAGAVCVGIGGTGAGRALVEAGAVVAVADFTALAVDRSGGTITLADPDGLVVVALTVGPDGA, encoded by the coding sequence ATGCAGCCGCAGGCAGCCGGAACGCGGTACGAGGTCGAGGCCGTCGTCTTCGACATGGACGGGGTCCTGATCGACTCGCGGCCCGTGATCGAGGAGGCGTGGCGGTCGGTGGCTCGGCGCCACAGCCGGGTGCTGGCCGACCCGGAGATCGAGGAGTACGTCCACGGGCGGACCGGCGACGAGACGGTGCGGCTGATCTTCCCGCACCACTCGGACGCCGACCGGAAGGCGATCTGGGCCGAGGTGGACACCGTCGAGGAGGAGGCTCCGTACCGGGCCGTCCCCGGCGCCGACGGGCTCGCCACCCGGCTCCGGCAGGCCGGCGTGCCCGTCGGGCTGGCCACCAGCAGCTGGACCCGGAAGATCGACAACGCGCTCGGCGGACTGGGCCTGCTCGACGTCTTCCGGGTGCGGGTCACCCGGGACGACGTCGAGCGGGGCAAGCCGCACCCCGACCCGTACCTGTCCGCCTGCCGCGGGCTCGGGGTCCGGCCGCAGCGCACGCTGGTCTTCGAGGACTCCGTCAGCGGGGTCCGCTCGGCGGTCGCGGCCGGCGCGGTGTGCGTCGGGATCGGCGGGACCGGCGCGGGGCGGGCTCTGGTGGAGGCCGGTGCGGTGGTGGCGGTGGCGGACTTCACGGCGCTGGCGGTGGACCGCTCCGGTGGGACGATCACATTGGCCGACCCGGACGGGCTGGTGGTCGTCGCGCTCACGGTCGGTCCCGACGGTGCCTGA
- a CDS encoding MFS transporter, whose protein sequence is MARSAAVSAFGVFLVLGVLTASLGASLPFLRERFGAAHEVGRVVSAYNLGALAATVGIGLLGRRLNVRAAPPVLLGVFAVGAAGMAVSPGWTGYLGCAAVTGIGYGGLALTLNTAFARGFAGNSVVMVNRLNAVFGIGAMLGPLAAGAVGHTDIRLLALAAAVCALPCFLVGRAGAVLAVPEAEPSPLDAGQGGQRVRVGLELLPFLLVGLVYAGMETSIGTWQSTQLVRDGWTTQAATTAASGFWAGMAIGRLVVPQLTRRLPGRTTLPGYLAAALAALLLAAVPHLAVVAYPLAGLAMAPVLPTLIAWVSGVAEVPQQATSVLTLCCMLGNAVVPAVVGALGGSGGAVVIPLVLAGACLLCLGLAGWLRVARR, encoded by the coding sequence ATGGCGAGGTCGGCGGCGGTCTCGGCATTCGGGGTGTTCCTCGTCCTGGGCGTGCTCACCGCCTCGCTCGGCGCCTCGCTGCCCTTCCTGCGGGAACGGTTCGGCGCCGCGCACGAGGTCGGGCGGGTCGTCTCCGCGTACAACCTCGGCGCGCTCGCGGCCACCGTCGGCATCGGGCTGCTCGGGCGGCGGCTGAACGTCCGGGCGGCGCCGCCCGTCCTGCTCGGCGTCTTCGCGGTGGGTGCGGCCGGGATGGCGGTCAGCCCCGGCTGGACCGGCTACCTCGGCTGCGCGGCCGTGACCGGCATCGGGTACGGCGGGCTGGCGCTCACCCTCAACACGGCGTTCGCGCGCGGGTTCGCCGGCAACAGCGTGGTGATGGTCAACCGGTTGAACGCCGTCTTCGGGATCGGCGCGATGCTGGGCCCGCTGGCCGCCGGGGCCGTCGGCCACACGGACATCCGGCTGCTCGCGCTGGCGGCGGCGGTGTGCGCGCTGCCGTGCTTCCTGGTCGGACGGGCGGGGGCGGTGCTCGCTGTGCCCGAGGCCGAGCCGAGCCCATTAGACGCGGGTCAGGGTGGTCAACGCGTGCGGGTCGGGCTGGAGTTGCTGCCGTTCCTGCTGGTGGGCCTGGTGTACGCGGGCATGGAGACCAGCATTGGCACCTGGCAGTCGACCCAGCTGGTGCGCGACGGCTGGACCACCCAGGCGGCGACCACCGCGGCCTCCGGGTTCTGGGCCGGGATGGCCATCGGGCGCCTGGTCGTCCCGCAGCTGACCAGGCGGCTGCCGGGCCGTACCACCCTGCCCGGGTACCTGGCGGCGGCCCTCGCGGCGCTGCTGCTGGCCGCCGTACCGCATCTCGCGGTGGTGGCCTACCCGCTGGCCGGGCTGGCGATGGCGCCGGTGCTGCCGACGCTGATCGCCTGGGTCTCCGGCGTGGCGGAGGTGCCGCAGCAGGCGACCTCCGTGCTGACGCTCTGCTGCATGCTCGGCAATGCCGTGGTGCCGGCGGTGGTGGGGGCGCTCGGGGGATCGGGCGGGGCGGTGGTGATCCCGCTGGTGCTGGCCGGGGCGTGCCTGCTCTGCCTCGGGCTCGCCGGGTGGCTGCGGGTGGCTCGGCGGTAG
- a CDS encoding carbamoyltransferase family protein, with product MLVLGITNNDLAGACLVQDGTVVAAVSEERFTRIKDHKTWPQQSIDYVLKEAGVTLSEVDRVAYGWQAGFSAEKHLLLYVDRISEEARLRPEALPHLRKRISDEIVNDREKRGEFDAFIEENGLRGKVVHVDHHESHGLGAFLCSPFDQALVVTCDGRGDFQSLTVTHYFPGGEEVLQRETSIDSLGYFYGRITKLLGFRPNRHEGKITGLAANGDPEKLLPLMRRMIDVEENGAIRARCGDWYQPSYEGYSEELLREIATHDPADVAAAAQRHVENLLTAVVARHIGKVPGGNVCLSGGVFANVKLNQRIFDTEGVRNVYVLPPMGDGGLPLQAAVIVAHRETGERPRVPSMALGPDAAISEGRLEEILHDYPGLRYRRIGEGMQETLLAALGADQVIGTYRGRMEFGPRALGRRSVIYGTADVTMNDWLNKRLNRTEFMPFAPITAEDLAADCYVGWEPDQPSALFMTITYDCHETFAKACPAVVHVDNTARPQIVRAQDDPFLHGLLMAWYDRSGQAALVNTSFNKHEEPIVGSHRDALDPLMDEVVDLLLVDDVYLVWKESANAFMAGQVA from the coding sequence ATGCTTGTTCTCGGAATCACCAACAACGACCTGGCCGGCGCCTGCCTGGTCCAGGACGGAACCGTCGTCGCGGCCGTCAGCGAGGAGCGGTTCACCCGGATCAAGGACCACAAGACCTGGCCGCAGCAGTCGATCGACTACGTCCTGAAGGAGGCCGGGGTCACCCTTTCCGAGGTCGACCGGGTGGCCTACGGGTGGCAGGCGGGATTCAGCGCGGAAAAGCACCTGCTGCTCTACGTGGACCGAATTTCGGAGGAGGCCCGACTGCGCCCGGAGGCGCTTCCGCACCTGCGCAAGCGGATATCCGACGAAATCGTGAACGACCGCGAGAAGCGCGGCGAGTTCGACGCCTTCATCGAGGAGAACGGACTGCGCGGCAAGGTGGTTCACGTCGACCACCACGAGTCGCACGGCCTGGGCGCCTTCCTCTGCTCCCCGTTCGATCAGGCCCTGGTGGTGACCTGCGACGGCCGCGGGGACTTCCAGTCCCTCACCGTCACGCACTACTTCCCCGGCGGCGAGGAGGTGCTGCAGCGCGAGACCTCGATCGACAGCCTCGGTTACTTCTACGGCCGGATCACCAAGCTGCTCGGCTTCCGCCCCAACCGGCACGAGGGCAAGATCACCGGTCTGGCCGCCAACGGCGATCCGGAGAAGCTCCTTCCGCTGATGCGCCGGATGATCGACGTCGAGGAGAACGGCGCGATCCGCGCCCGCTGCGGCGACTGGTACCAGCCGTCCTACGAGGGCTACTCCGAGGAACTGCTGCGCGAGATCGCCACGCACGACCCGGCCGACGTCGCGGCGGCGGCCCAGCGGCACGTGGAGAACCTGCTGACCGCCGTGGTGGCCCGGCACATCGGCAAGGTGCCCGGCGGCAACGTTTGCCTGTCCGGCGGGGTGTTCGCCAACGTCAAGCTCAACCAGCGGATCTTCGACACCGAGGGTGTGCGGAACGTCTACGTGCTGCCGCCGATGGGCGACGGCGGGCTGCCGCTGCAGGCGGCCGTGATCGTGGCCCACCGGGAGACCGGCGAGCGCCCGCGGGTGCCGTCGATGGCGCTCGGGCCGGACGCGGCCATCTCCGAGGGCCGGCTGGAGGAGATCCTGCACGACTACCCCGGGCTGCGCTACCGCCGGATCGGCGAGGGCATGCAGGAGACCCTGCTCGCCGCGCTCGGCGCGGACCAGGTCATCGGCACCTACCGGGGCCGGATGGAATTCGGCCCGCGCGCCCTCGGCCGGCGCAGCGTCATCTACGGCACCGCCGACGTGACCATGAACGACTGGCTCAACAAGCGCCTGAACCGTACCGAGTTCATGCCCTTCGCGCCGATCACCGCCGAGGACCTGGCGGCCGACTGCTACGTGGGGTGGGAGCCGGACCAGCCGTCGGCGCTGTTCATGACGATCACGTACGACTGCCACGAGACCTTCGCCAAGGCCTGCCCGGCCGTGGTGCACGTCGACAACACCGCCCGTCCGCAGATCGTCCGGGCCCAGGACGACCCGTTCCTGCACGGGCTGCTGATGGCCTGGTACGACCGCAGCGGGCAGGCGGCGCTGGTGAACACCTCGTTCAACAAGCACGAGGAGCCGATCGTGGGGTCGCACCGCGATGCGCTCGACCCGCTGATGGACGAGGTGGTCGACCTGCTGCTGGTCGACGACGTGTACCTGGTCTGGAAGGAGTCGGCGAACGCGTTCATGGCGGGGCAGGTCGCTTAG
- a CDS encoding HEAT repeat domain-containing protein translates to MLGFARTDNEALVSCLGDPQRTVAAYHELLRRHADALDAIRTGLSHADPAVREGCCRLLDHLVDTDSMDLLIAMADDPDARVRIAAFHALACDRCKGDTCAPGADRVLGPGLRHLADDPDPQVRTRAVELVGKFVHTDARALDALQASHAQDSSPAVRKKAGWYTPGGPIHRRTAPRALS, encoded by the coding sequence ATGCTCGGATTCGCACGGACCGACAACGAAGCCCTCGTCTCGTGCCTGGGCGACCCACAGCGCACCGTGGCCGCCTACCACGAACTGCTCCGCCGCCACGCGGACGCTCTCGACGCCATCCGCACCGGACTGTCCCACGCCGACCCGGCCGTACGGGAGGGCTGTTGCCGCCTCCTCGACCACCTGGTCGACACCGACTCGATGGACCTGCTCATCGCCATGGCCGACGATCCCGACGCCCGCGTCCGGATCGCCGCCTTCCACGCCCTCGCCTGCGACCGCTGCAAGGGCGACACCTGCGCCCCGGGCGCGGACCGGGTCCTCGGCCCCGGCCTGCGGCACCTGGCCGACGACCCCGACCCGCAGGTCCGCACCCGGGCCGTCGAACTCGTCGGCAAGTTCGTCCACACCGATGCCCGCGCCCTCGACGCCCTGCAGGCCTCCCACGCCCAGGACTCGAGCCCGGCCGTCCGCAAGAAGGCCGGCTGGTACACCCCGGGAGGCCCGATCCACAGGCGCACCGCCCCGCGCGCGCTCAGCTGA